Proteins encoded together in one Papaver somniferum cultivar HN1 unplaced genomic scaffold, ASM357369v1 unplaced-scaffold_21, whole genome shotgun sequence window:
- the LOC113339559 gene encoding ras-related protein RABB1c-like, with translation MTIMLIGNKCDLARRRAVSTEEGEQFAKEHGLIFTEDSAKTAQNVGEAFLSTATTIYKKIQEGVFDISKQPRGIIIGHGWEPSGPISQRGVCCG, from the coding sequence ATGACAATTATGCTTATCGGCAACAAATGTGATCTTGCTCGCAGAAGAGCTGTTAGCACAGAGGAAGGTGAGCAGTTTGCCAAGGAGCACGGCTTGATATTTACGGAAGACTCTGCAAAAACTGCTCAGAACGTCGGAGAGGCGTTTTTAAGTACGGCAACAACAATCTACAAGAAGATCCAGGAAGGTGTTTTTGATATATCAAAGCAGCCTCGAGGAATAATAATTGGACACGGATGGGAGCCATCTGGACCTATTTCCCAACGAGGAGTCTGTTGCGGTTAA
- the LOC113339560 gene encoding uncharacterized protein LOC113339560, whose protein sequence is MFVASFYTRLSKEILAFLERNRGDGDSRNTAMLNTYILENELIDQPLIGGAFTRSKNQVNLLLCRLDRFLFSHDYEEAFPNALQVVLTRTISDHNPILVITEPVMPSKPYFKVDRVWIEHKDFVQKVKLWWESLTYSGSASTRFFLKLQNLKHLIEARKKLEFGHISRNKNELTARIHELNILEETVTLLHTQLEERTLCKLKLRNIEAKKWNLRSKQNDFRWGDSNTRYFHSMASAKKKRNTITKLQVGGEDCFDLQIIKEEIRSSYINLFTQRDEVNSSMENLHFPKITEEERLWLEREFTKEKVWEVIKKMGCNKAPGRMVLLLNFSRVVGVL, encoded by the coding sequence ATGTTCGTGGCTTCGTTCTACACAAGACTGTCTAAGGAGATTCTTGCCTTCTTGGAAAGGAATCGCGGTGATGGAGATAGTCGTAATACAGCAATGCTAAACACTTATATTCTAGAGAATGAGTTAATTGACCAACCTCTGATAGGTGGTGCATTTACGCGGTCAAAAAATCAAGTCAACCTGCTGTTGTGTAGACTAGATCGATTCCTTTTTAGTCATGACTACGAGGAGGCGTTTCCGAATGCATTACAGGTTGTTTTGACGAGAACAATTTCAGATCATAATCCAATATTGGTTATTACTGAACCGGTCATGCCTTCCAAACCGTATTTCAAGGTAGATAGGGTGTGGATTGAGCACAAAGATTTTGTTCAGAAAGTGAAGTTGTGGTGGGAGAGTTTAACTTACTCTGGCAGTGCAAGCACACGCTTTTTCTTGAAACTTCAGAATTTGAAACATCTAATTGAGGCACGGAAAAAGCTGGAGTTTGGTCATATTTCCAGGAATAAGAATGAGCTTACAGCTAGAATTCACGAGCTAAATATCTTGGAGGAAACAGTTACGCTTCTTCATACCCAATTGGAAGAGAGAACTTTATGCAAGTTGAAGTTGAGAAATATTGAAGCAAAGAAATGGAATTTGAGATCGAAACAAAACGATTTTAGGTGGGGAGATTCGAATACTAGATACTTCCATAGTATGGCTAGTGCAAAGAAGAAACGAAATACAATCACAAAACTTCAGGTTGGTGGAGAGGACTGTTTTGATCTTCAAATAATCAAGGAAGAAATCCGAAGTTCCTATATTAATCTGTTTACTCAGAGGGATGAGGTGAACTCGAGTATGGAGAATTTACATTTTCCGAAAATAACAGAGGAGGAAAGATTGTGGCTTGAACGCGAGTTTACTAAAGAGAAGGTTTGGGAGGTGATTAAGAAAATGGGGTGTAATAAAGCACCGGGCCGGATGGTTTTACTGCTGAATTTTTCAAGAGTTGTTGGAGTACTTTAA
- the LOC113340383 gene encoding uncharacterized protein LOC113340383, producing MRYGIHASPQQGNDSAASAKMDRVSINDPDVEKADKLQSLQKKVSDLLEQLNQEKNDKQVLEKKVSDLIEQFNQDKQALEKQVNELTLKLEECCSGAKGGSADE from the exons ATGAG ATATGGTATACATGCTAGTCCACAGCAGGGAAATGATTCTGCTGCAAGTGCAAAGATGGATCGTGTATCTATAAATGATCCAGATGTAGAGAAGGCTGACAAACTGCAATCTCTTCAGAAGAAAGTATCAGATCTACTCGAGCAACTGAACCAGGAGAAGAACGATAAGCAGGTTCTTGAGAAAAAAGTATCAGATCTGATTGAGCAATTCAACCAGGATAAGCAAGCTTTGGAGAAACAAGTCAATGAGTTAACGTTGAAACTTGAAGAGTGCTGTAGTGGTGCTAAAGGTGGATCGGCTGATGAGTAG